The following are encoded in a window of Balaenoptera ricei isolate mBalRic1 chromosome 1, mBalRic1.hap2, whole genome shotgun sequence genomic DNA:
- the PLEKHO1 gene encoding pleckstrin homology domain-containing family O member 1 yields MMKKNNSTKRGPQDGNHQSAPPEKVGWVRKFCGKGIFREIWKNRYVVLKGDQLYISEKEVKDEKTIQEVFDLSDYEKCEELRKSKSRSKKNHSKFTLARSKQPGTTAPNLIFLAVSPEEKESWINALNSAITRAKNRILDEVTVEEDSYLAHPTRDRAKIQHSRRPPTRGHLMAVASTSTSDGMLTLDLIQEEDPSPEEPTSCAESFRVDLDKSVAQLAGSRRRADSDRIQPSSDRASGLPRLWEKPDRGATYTPQAPKKLSPSEKGRCASLEEILSQRDTAAARTLQLRAEDPPTPIPPHPGQLSRIQDLVARKLEKTQELLAEVQGLGDGKRKAKDPPRSPPDSESEQLLLETERLLGEASSNWSQAKRVLQEVRELRDLYRQMDLQTPDSHLRQPSQHSQYRKSLM; encoded by the exons ATGATGAAGAAGAACAATTCCACCAAGCGG GGGCCTCAGGATGGAAATCATCAGTCTGCACCGCCTGAGAAGGTCGGCTGGGTCCGGAAATTCTGCGGGAAAGGGATTTTCAGGGAGATTTGGAAAAACCGCTACGTGGTTCTGAAAGGGGACCAGCTCTACATCTCCGAAAAAGAG gtaaaagatgagaaaactattCAAGAGGTGTTTGACCTGAGTGACTACGAGAAGTGTGAAGAGCTCCGGAAATCCAAGAGCAGGAGCAAGAAGAATCACAGCAAGTTCACGCTTGCCCGTTCCAAGCAGCCCGGGACCACG GCACCCAACTTGATCTTCCTGGCAGTGAGTCCAGAAGAGAAGGAATCATGGATCAATGCCCTCAACTCCGCCATCACCCGAGCCAAGAACCGCATCTTGGATGAG GTCACCGTTGAGGAGGACAGCTATCTCGCACACCCAACTCGAGACAGGGCAAAAATCCAGCACTCCCGGCGCCCCCCAACTCGGGGACACCTAATGGCTGTG gCTTCAACCTCTACCTCGGATGGCATGCTGACCTTGGACCTGATCCAGGAGGAAGACCCTTCCCCTGAGGAACCAACCTCCTGTGCTGAGAGCTTTCGAGTCGACCTGGACAAGTCTGTGGCCCAGCTGGCAGGCAGCCGGCGGAGGGCAGACTCAGACCGCATCCAGCCCTCCTCGGACCGGGCAAGCGGCCTTCCCCGACTTTGGGAAAAGCCAGACAGAGGGGCCACCTACACCCCCCAGGCACCCAAGAAGTTGAGCCCCTCAGAAAAAGGCCGCTGTGCCTCCCTGGAGGAGATCCTGTCTCAGCGGGACACTGCCGCAGCCCGCACCCTCCAACTGCGGGCCGAGGACCCCCcgacccccatcccaccccacccggGGCAGCTGTCCCGGATCCAGGACCTGGTAGCGAGGAAACTGGAGAAGACTCAGGAGCTGCTGGCAGAGGTTCAGGGACTGGGAGACGGGAAGCGAAAGGCCAAGGACCCCCCTCGGTCTCCTCCCGATTCTGAGTCAGAACAGCTGCTGCTGGAGACAGAGCGGCTGCTGGGAGAGGCGTCATCAAATTGGAGCCAGGCGAAGAGGGTGCTGCAGGAAGTCAGGGAGCTGAGGGACCTGTACAGACAGATGGACCTGCAGACCCCCGACTCCCACCTCAGACAGCCCAGCCAGCATAGCCAGTACCGGAAGAGCCTGATGTAG